A part of Larimichthys crocea isolate SSNF chromosome VII, L_crocea_2.0, whole genome shotgun sequence genomic DNA contains:
- the foxo1a gene encoding forkhead box protein O1-A isoform X1, which yields MAEAAQQPHLVEIDPDFEPLSRPRSCTWPLPRPEFINPGDSNTSSPVPSVKQEPTGNADFINNLSLLEETEDFPEQKPVILCTDFQCQENCIHQQPPQQQQQQQHQQQHQHHPNPQLPHHHHQQQQQQQQQQQQQQQVPLLSSPVGSSSSAAAAAAAAQRKSSSSRRNAWGNMSYADLITKAIESSPENRLTLSQIYDWMVKSVPYFKDKGDSNSSAGWKNSIRHNLSLHSRFVRVQNEGTGKSSWWMLNPEGGKSGKSPRRRAASMDNNSKLTKSRGRAAKKKLSLQGGPDGGADSPGSYSKWPGSPNSHSNDDFDAWNSFRPRTSSNASTLSGRLSPFMPEDDLGEADVHMGYPGAPGAKMTATLPSLTEMTGSLGHSSENVMENLLDNLNLLSPNNSQVGGGATTPGSSQSSPSPMMQPSPGYPAYSSPSMVSQTQQEYRKCGYGQAGMNTLSSIPLQTLPESKPSFGPSMGQYPAGLLKELLTTDTDQHGELMPSVDTVVSQSSGSCMLPPYSSSQHAAKLMAGNGHLHALSHSHPHNVHSQAPATSPAMNGRLLMPMSHTGGNVRLATAKSPMQMPYGLSSRLSGEVMSGGFCPPNINGYGRPGLPQPLHQEKLPSDLDDMSIEKFEFDMETVLHDTLMDGDSLDFNFEPMVTQQGFPHGVKTTTHSWVSG from the exons ATGGCGGAAGCGGCCCAGCAGCCACACCTGGTGGAAATCGACCCGGATTTTGAGCCCCTGTCGCGGCCCCGGTCGTGCACTTGGCCCCTGCCCCGGCCGGAGTTCATCAACCCGGGCGACTCCAACACGTCCTCGCCTGTGCCGTCTGTGAAGCAGGAGCCCACCGGCAACGCCGACTTCATCAACAACCTTAGTCTGCTGGAGGAGACCGAAGACTTCCCAGAGCAGAAGCCTGTCATCCTGTGCACTGATTTCCAGTGTCAGGAGAACTGCATCCACCAGCAacctccacagcagcagcagcagcagcaacatcagcagcaacatcagcatcaccCGAACCCGCAACTCCcgcatcatcaccatcagcagcagcagcagcagcagcagcagcagcagcagcagcagcaggtgcctctgctctcctcccctGTCGGCTCTTCGTCCTCGGCGGCCGCAGCTGCCGCCGCTGCCCAGAGGAAGAGCAGCTCCTCCCGGCGAAACGCATGGGGGAATATGTCATATGCAGACCTCATAACCAAAGCTATCGAAAGTTCTCCCGAGAACCGACTAACTCTGTCTCAGATTTACGACTGGATGGTGAAGAGCGTGCCTTATTTCAAGGACAAAGGCGACAGCAATAGCTCCGCAGGCTGGAAG AACTCCATCAGGCACAACCTGTCGCTGCACAGCCGCTTTGTTCGAGTCCAGAACGAGGGGACAGGAAAGAGCTCGTGGTGGATGCTAAACCCAGAGGGGGGGAAGAGCGGCAAGTCCCCGCGACGCAGGGCGGCCTCCATGGACAACAACAGCAAGTTGACCAAGAGCAGAGGAAGAGCAGCCAAGAAAAag CTGTCCCTGCAGGGCGGCCCTGACGGAGGCGCAGACAGCCCTGGCTCATACTCCAAGTGGCCTGGCAGCCCCAATTCCCACAGCAACGACGACTTTGATGCATGGAACAGCTTCAGGCCTCGGACAAGCTCCAACGCCAGCACTCTGAGTGGCCGCCTCTCACCCTTCATGCCTGAGGATGACCTCGGGGAGGCAGACGTGCATATGGGCTATCCAGGAGCCCCAGGGGCCAAGATGACAGCAACGCTGCCCAGTCTAACAGAGATGACGGGCTCGTTGGGACATAGCTCTGAGAATGTCATGGAAAACCTTCTGGACAACCTGAACTTGCTCTCGCCCAACAACTCTCAGGTTGGAGGAGGGGCGACAACCCCTGGCTCCTCCCAGTCCTCCCCTTCTCCTATGATGCAGCCAAGTCCTGGGTACCCAGCTTACAGCTCCCCCAGCATGGTCTCACAGACTCAGCAGGAGTACCGCAAGTGTGGGTATGGTCAAGCAGGAATGAACACCCTGTCGTCCATCCCGCTGCAGACACTGCCAGAGAGTAAGCCCAGTTTTGGGCCCTCTATGGGCCAGTACCCTGCAGGGCTTCTGAAAGAGCTGCTGACGACAGATACAGACCAGCACGGAGAGCTCATGCCATCAGTGGACACCGTGGTGTCTCAGTCCAGCGGAAGCTGCATGCTGCCACcatacagcagcagtcagcatgCAGCCAAACTAATGGCAGGGAACGGTCACCTGcatgctctctctcactctcatccCCACAATGTCCACAGCCAAGCTCCGGCCACGTCACCGGCTATGAATGGCCGCTTGCTCATGCCCATGAGCCACACTGGGGGCAATGTGCGTTTGGCTACAGCCAAAAGCCCTATGCAGATGCCTTACGGCCTCTCCAGCCGCCTCAGCGGGGAAGTCATGTCCGGTGGATTCTGCCCTCCCAACATCAACGGATACGGTCGACCAGGCCTGCCACAGCCCTTACACCAAGAGAAGCTGCCCAGCGACCTAGACGACATGTCCATCGAGAAGTTTGAGTTTGACATGGAGACAGTCCTCCATGACACTCTGATGGACGGGGACTCCCTGGACTTCAACTTTGAGCCAATGGTGACCCAACAAGGTTTCCCTCATGGAGTGAAGACCACCACACATAGCTGGGTGTCAGGGTAG
- the foxo1a gene encoding forkhead box protein O1-A isoform X2 translates to MAEAAQQPHLVEIDPDFEPLSRPRSCTWPLPRPEFINPGDSNTSSPVPSVKQEPTGNADFINNLSLLEETEDFPEQKPVILCTDFQCQENCIHQQPPQQQQQQQHQQQHQHHPNPQLPHHHHQQQQQQQQQQQQQVPLLSSPVGSSSSAAAAAAAAQRKSSSSRRNAWGNMSYADLITKAIESSPENRLTLSQIYDWMVKSVPYFKDKGDSNSSAGWKNSIRHNLSLHSRFVRVQNEGTGKSSWWMLNPEGGKSGKSPRRRAASMDNNSKLTKSRGRAAKKKLSLQGGPDGGADSPGSYSKWPGSPNSHSNDDFDAWNSFRPRTSSNASTLSGRLSPFMPEDDLGEADVHMGYPGAPGAKMTATLPSLTEMTGSLGHSSENVMENLLDNLNLLSPNNSQVGGGATTPGSSQSSPSPMMQPSPGYPAYSSPSMVSQTQQEYRKCGYGQAGMNTLSSIPLQTLPESKPSFGPSMGQYPAGLLKELLTTDTDQHGELMPSVDTVVSQSSGSCMLPPYSSSQHAAKLMAGNGHLHALSHSHPHNVHSQAPATSPAMNGRLLMPMSHTGGNVRLATAKSPMQMPYGLSSRLSGEVMSGGFCPPNINGYGRPGLPQPLHQEKLPSDLDDMSIEKFEFDMETVLHDTLMDGDSLDFNFEPMVTQQGFPHGVKTTTHSWVSG, encoded by the exons ATGGCGGAAGCGGCCCAGCAGCCACACCTGGTGGAAATCGACCCGGATTTTGAGCCCCTGTCGCGGCCCCGGTCGTGCACTTGGCCCCTGCCCCGGCCGGAGTTCATCAACCCGGGCGACTCCAACACGTCCTCGCCTGTGCCGTCTGTGAAGCAGGAGCCCACCGGCAACGCCGACTTCATCAACAACCTTAGTCTGCTGGAGGAGACCGAAGACTTCCCAGAGCAGAAGCCTGTCATCCTGTGCACTGATTTCCAGTGTCAGGAGAACTGCATCCACCAGCAacctccacagcagcagcagcagcagcaacatcagcagcaacatcagcatcaccCGAACCCGCAACTCCcgcatcatcaccatcagcagcagcagcagcagcagcagc agcagcagcagcaggtgcctctgctctcctcccctGTCGGCTCTTCGTCCTCGGCGGCCGCAGCTGCCGCCGCTGCCCAGAGGAAGAGCAGCTCCTCCCGGCGAAACGCATGGGGGAATATGTCATATGCAGACCTCATAACCAAAGCTATCGAAAGTTCTCCCGAGAACCGACTAACTCTGTCTCAGATTTACGACTGGATGGTGAAGAGCGTGCCTTATTTCAAGGACAAAGGCGACAGCAATAGCTCCGCAGGCTGGAAG AACTCCATCAGGCACAACCTGTCGCTGCACAGCCGCTTTGTTCGAGTCCAGAACGAGGGGACAGGAAAGAGCTCGTGGTGGATGCTAAACCCAGAGGGGGGGAAGAGCGGCAAGTCCCCGCGACGCAGGGCGGCCTCCATGGACAACAACAGCAAGTTGACCAAGAGCAGAGGAAGAGCAGCCAAGAAAAag CTGTCCCTGCAGGGCGGCCCTGACGGAGGCGCAGACAGCCCTGGCTCATACTCCAAGTGGCCTGGCAGCCCCAATTCCCACAGCAACGACGACTTTGATGCATGGAACAGCTTCAGGCCTCGGACAAGCTCCAACGCCAGCACTCTGAGTGGCCGCCTCTCACCCTTCATGCCTGAGGATGACCTCGGGGAGGCAGACGTGCATATGGGCTATCCAGGAGCCCCAGGGGCCAAGATGACAGCAACGCTGCCCAGTCTAACAGAGATGACGGGCTCGTTGGGACATAGCTCTGAGAATGTCATGGAAAACCTTCTGGACAACCTGAACTTGCTCTCGCCCAACAACTCTCAGGTTGGAGGAGGGGCGACAACCCCTGGCTCCTCCCAGTCCTCCCCTTCTCCTATGATGCAGCCAAGTCCTGGGTACCCAGCTTACAGCTCCCCCAGCATGGTCTCACAGACTCAGCAGGAGTACCGCAAGTGTGGGTATGGTCAAGCAGGAATGAACACCCTGTCGTCCATCCCGCTGCAGACACTGCCAGAGAGTAAGCCCAGTTTTGGGCCCTCTATGGGCCAGTACCCTGCAGGGCTTCTGAAAGAGCTGCTGACGACAGATACAGACCAGCACGGAGAGCTCATGCCATCAGTGGACACCGTGGTGTCTCAGTCCAGCGGAAGCTGCATGCTGCCACcatacagcagcagtcagcatgCAGCCAAACTAATGGCAGGGAACGGTCACCTGcatgctctctctcactctcatccCCACAATGTCCACAGCCAAGCTCCGGCCACGTCACCGGCTATGAATGGCCGCTTGCTCATGCCCATGAGCCACACTGGGGGCAATGTGCGTTTGGCTACAGCCAAAAGCCCTATGCAGATGCCTTACGGCCTCTCCAGCCGCCTCAGCGGGGAAGTCATGTCCGGTGGATTCTGCCCTCCCAACATCAACGGATACGGTCGACCAGGCCTGCCACAGCCCTTACACCAAGAGAAGCTGCCCAGCGACCTAGACGACATGTCCATCGAGAAGTTTGAGTTTGACATGGAGACAGTCCTCCATGACACTCTGATGGACGGGGACTCCCTGGACTTCAACTTTGAGCCAATGGTGACCCAACAAGGTTTCCCTCATGGAGTGAAGACCACCACACATAGCTGGGTGTCAGGGTAG